TGTTTTACTTTACCCACACTACGACGTGTGCGGATTGCTTCAACTACATTCATCACAATTTCCCTCCTAAAATCTTAAAACTTTCCATCTTCTATGACCCATTGTAGCAAAAAAGCGGTCTGCAAGCACCCGAGAAGCTTTCCAAGTCCTTCGAACGCCTTATATGCCCGCAGGAACGGCAGCTTCGCTCGCATCCGTATGCGAATCGGAGCACTGTGCCATTTCAGCCTTCCGAAGCACTTTCTGACCACGCCAGCGGAAGACCGACAGCACCCCCCGCACATATTCATCTGCAATCATACAGAAGTAGATTCCTACCAAGCCCCAGCCGTAATGAATGCCGAGCACATAAGACATACCTGTGGCGATCAACCACATCGAACCGAGTGAAATGTACATCGTAAATCGGGTATCCCCCAGAGCATTTAGTGAGTTCCCAAGGGTCATGTTCAGCAGTTTGCCTGGCTGCAGAATCAGATTCAATCCAAGCAACGAGACACCGATCGTAATGATTTCGGAATCTTTAGTAAATAATCCGAGAATTTGGGCACCAAATACGTAGATGAGTAAAGCGTTCACCCCGACAAAAATACTTCCGATTCCAAGGGCGCGATATGCTGCTTTGTACGCTTCCCTCGTTCTCCCTGCTCCATACAGATGCGCAATTTGGATCTGAGCGCCCATCGCGATAGACATGCCGAGCAAGAAACACATGGACTCCAATGTGTTCATATATGTGCGTGCTGCCAGCTCCGTTGCCCCGATCGTTGCAATGAACGTATATATAATCAACTGTGAGAATACCCAGCAGGACATATTAATGCCGAGGGGCCAACCTATATTCAATACTTCCTTAAATAACGGTTTATCGAATATACGGAATTCGCTCAGGCGGATCCGGTATTCGAACGAGCGGATGAACATAAACATGAGCAGCAATACAGCGAGCAGTCGGCTTACTACCGTTGAAATCGCCACGCCGGTTAGTCCCCACTGCGGCAGACCGAAAGCACCAAATATAAAGCCATAGTTGAGAAACACGTGAATAATATTCATCCCGATAGCGATATACATTGGTCCCTTCGTGTTGCCTGTGTTCCGGATGACCGTACTCATCGTAGACATCATGGCGATTAGCACCATACCTCCACCAACGATGGAAATATAGGTGCCAGCCAGCGGCAGTAATCGCTCTGGAAGCTGAAGTACCGAAGCGATCTGCGTAGGAAGCATATATAACACGACACTAAGCACCACACCGATCAGCGTGCTGACGCTGAGAGCCATAATTGCGATTTTTCTAGCGTCGTGACTTTTACGAGACCCAAGCTTCTGAGCAATCAAAATGCCGGCACCGCTTGCTACCGTCATGAATAGAGTGGTCATCGCTTGAAACAGCTGATTAGAGAATCCGACCACGGCGACAGCATCATCCGAAATCCGGCTGACCATCAGCGTGTCTACCGCACCAAGAAGAAATTGAAGAAAAACCTCGATAAAAATCGGCCATACCAGAACCCATAATGCAAATTTACTTTTTTCTTTATCCAACATTCAAACCTCCAACTTTATTGACGAGCTGAACAGCCGCTCAGTTACAATCACTTATGACAGCTTCTAATTATAGATGATATACTGATTTTAGAATATCACTTTATGAACTTAAACTTATAAAATTCAAACTTCAAAATTGGAGAGGAAGTCCTCAGATGACTATTCTTCACTTTACCGTTCCTCCACTTCCTGAATACATTATCAGCGGGGTATATGAAGCTACCGAAGGTGATCGGCACCCCAACAGGCGAAACATCGGTGTATTTGATCTGCTTGTCGTGCGAAAAGGTTGCTTATACGTCACAGAGAATGGACGCCCGTTCGATATTGACGCTGGATCATTTCTTATTTTACGGCCGGATACCCACCATTTCCCGACACAAGGCTGTACTGAGAATACGATCCACTATTGGCTGCACTTTCAAACGTCCGGCGGATGGATCTCGGGTGAGGACGGCTCGGTTCCCAAGAAGGACGAGTCACTGGAACTACAGCCCTTTTCCCCTAACTATTTTACGGTCAAGGTCCCTCAGTTTGGCACTTTGCCGCAACCACAGAAAGCTTTTGAACTGCTGGATTCTCTTGCTTCTCTTGTCCAACACGGCCACCGCATTCAGTCACTATGGAGACAACAGCTGCTATTTCAGGAGTTATTTGAGCAGCTTGCCGCAGCTCTCGACACGCCGGTGTCCTCCCCCTCTTCATCATGCGCAGAACAGGCAGCAGCGTTTTTGCGGGAGCATTACCGGGAAGAATTTAAAGCTCAAACGCTCGGGGAAAACATTAACTTCCATCCCGTGTATATCGCACGCTGTATGCAAAAAGAGTTCGGATGCTCTCCTGTGGAGTATTTACTCCGCTACCGAATTGAACAAGCCAAGCTGCTGCTACTTCAGACCGACCAGACAGTGAGCCGGATTGCGGAAGATGTCGGCTTTAACCACGCAGCCTATTTCACCTCCTGTTTCGCCAAGCAGGAAGGACTCTCTCCACGAAAATATCGTCAGCGTTTTTCATAATGCATCTTGCAATCCAACCGAAAGCCATTATAATGAAGATAAGGTATGATAATGATTATCATTACCAATGAAATGAGAACCTGAATCGAAACACCACATATAAAGGAGAACCAGACCCCTATGAAACCTAACCTCCAACGCACCAACCTGCAGGTTGACGATTACCTGGACCTGTTGAATCTTGCCACCCAGCTTGGCGACGTGAGGTGGAAGAAGGAAATCACTCGCAAGCTGGAAATGACGCTGTCTTCAGCAAACAGTTCAATAGAGCCTCAGCATAGAAGAACAGACACTCAACCATTCTCGTCTATCGACGCACCTCAATGAAGACAGACCACACTTAGTGGTAGTTTTTCTTGCGAGATAAGGATGCACTTTATACGAAGTTATACGTTCTTATCTCATAAAATAAGACACCGTATCATTCATCCGGCCAAAGCAGTCTTGGCGGTCTGAATGATACGGTGTCTTTTTAAGGTTACTGAGAACTCACTGTCTTATTAATGCGCCTG
Above is a window of Paenibacillus uliginis N3/975 DNA encoding:
- a CDS encoding helix-turn-helix transcriptional regulator, producing MTILHFTVPPLPEYIISGVYEATEGDRHPNRRNIGVFDLLVVRKGCLYVTENGRPFDIDAGSFLILRPDTHHFPTQGCTENTIHYWLHFQTSGGWISGEDGSVPKKDESLELQPFSPNYFTVKVPQFGTLPQPQKAFELLDSLASLVQHGHRIQSLWRQQLLFQELFEQLAAALDTPVSSPSSSCAEQAAAFLREHYREEFKAQTLGENINFHPVYIARCMQKEFGCSPVEYLLRYRIEQAKLLLLQTDQTVSRIAEDVGFNHAAYFTSCFAKQEGLSPRKYRQRFS
- a CDS encoding MATE family efflux transporter; this translates as MLDKEKSKFALWVLVWPIFIEVFLQFLLGAVDTLMVSRISDDAVAVVGFSNQLFQAMTTLFMTVASGAGILIAQKLGSRKSHDARKIAIMALSVSTLIGVVLSVVLYMLPTQIASVLQLPERLLPLAGTYISIVGGGMVLIAMMSTMSTVIRNTGNTKGPMYIAIGMNIIHVFLNYGFIFGAFGLPQWGLTGVAISTVVSRLLAVLLLMFMFIRSFEYRIRLSEFRIFDKPLFKEVLNIGWPLGINMSCWVFSQLIIYTFIATIGATELAARTYMNTLESMCFLLGMSIAMGAQIQIAHLYGAGRTREAYKAAYRALGIGSIFVGVNALLIYVFGAQILGLFTKDSEIITIGVSLLGLNLILQPGKLLNMTLGNSLNALGDTRFTMYISLGSMWLIATGMSYVLGIHYGWGLVGIYFCMIADEYVRGVLSVFRWRGQKVLRKAEMAQCSDSHTDASEAAVPAGI